Part of the Diprion similis isolate iyDipSimi1 chromosome 10, iyDipSimi1.1, whole genome shotgun sequence genome, AGTCACAAAagtcataaaataaaaagtaattcaaattaaaattttataatattcctgaaaaattctttataaaaGTTTTAGTTTCAATCAACTGGACAAGCTATTCagttgttgaaataattttcaatacccaaaactcgtttttgatgttacaaattaataaaaaatttatacctgtATTCTGAcagttcaaataaaaaaaatatttataaacactAAGCTTGTATGCGATTGATGGtttcaaaaaaacttttgtaacTCGAGAATATAATCGATTTGCGCCTCTGTTGATTGAAAGAGATAAACAATTGATCAAAtctcaaataataataattattgttattactattattatgttaGTTTTTTGATGTCAGTTCTTTTTGTGAATATTATTTGATATCGTGTTTAACCATGCTAAAAACTTCATACTAAACTTTTTACGGTAATTGctaattatttcaacaattgaacgattaaatttcttaattttacacgAGCACGATGGAGATATTCGTTTAAGTCGGTGAGACGAAAATCTAtcgttgtttataaaaaaaaaggtaaaaactcATTCACAAAATGGGTACAAAACGCTTTAATCGGCGtcatgaatttattcattatggCCTTAGATCAAAAGTAACTttctgtatataatacatatatatatgtaaatatataaatgaatgatagtaataaataatgatgGATCATacgaataaaagaataaataaaaatcatggaCCCGGAGGagattaatgaaaatatatttcgttcctgattaatcgtttcttttattttttatcccacACCAATTTCATCCCTCAGAAGTTCAGTTGAttggaaaatttgttaaagtaaacaaaaaacgtaaaaactaACAACAAAAACATGTAAAAATATGCTTATTCGTTGCACGATGTATGCGCATCATGTATGTTACAAATTGCAACCtttatttattcgtatttCGATATTTCGTATCCCACGTGACGTTTCACCTTTCCTTTTCATCACCATTTCGATTacacctatttttttttgaaatttttacttctgtTCTTGCCTGATTCTGCAACGGAATACGggtatttaagaaaaattggaataaaaatgatctatTCGCCACGCGCTTGAATgttgtttgtttcttcttccgTGCATTCTAAAACCTGTTGATTATCTTTAAAATCGTTTGTACAAAgactaataattttttgttgtacTGTTTATTTTCTACCTTTGATGATGAATTGTGTTCTTTACATTTTGGTACAAGAAAGAAATCTGGTCCTGTCGTCATCACCGAATAAAGTTTATTCTTGTTCTATTTTATCTCTCATTTTCAGTGGTGGCGGAAGCGACATGAGGCCAGTGATCCACTACAGAGATCTTGACGCACCGAGGGAACCAGACGAATTtatataatgatgataatgataataataataaataacgcaTCGCGACGACTTTTAAACGCAGCACACAATATTACCTGTTTAGTCAACggtgtaattttcttttagtaCTATAACACGATCCGTCAGATATTCTTTGAATTGGTTTTTCAAGGcttatataaaatttcgtcaacTTTACTATAATTCAGTAATGTATCAATATTACAGAAATTTTGTTGAGGACAGAAAAGTCAAGGAATCAATTtcagtgtataaataaatgaatatatgtatttcaatACATTGCGTTAAAAACTAAATTCAGTTGATTATTTAGTGCGATAGGCACATGTGCAAGATACTGGATATATTTTACAAAGTAAAGTAAAaccagaaattgcaaaaaatcaattgaacaAAACAGGAGCTTCGATATTACTTTGAAttataagaaattttattctgtagTCTAAGCTTTGGATCAGTGACAACGTACGTACATATTAATTGTACAATAAAAGCCTTTTAGTGGATTATTCTCTCAGGCTTCATTTATTCACAGTTATATAGACCTCAAGTAGGTACTGATTGATCAAATGTATTACAttcgtaaatatattttaatggtGTACAATTCTGATCTGctacttattatacatatatgtatatgcaatgAACTATAttgggaataaatttttggtaaCGATCCAATTAAGTATTATTAATTCAACTGAATTGGTCAATCGAAATATGCGAGAAACTAATGTGTCGCATTGTCTGAATTAAAATGTAGGgaaactgcaatttttttttttaattaatacaaCAATCATCAACTTATAGATCCGAAGCTTACGAATAGGTATTGTCTTTTTTAACGACCGAAGTACGAACAATTTTATCCAAtgcatatataaaaaataaaacaatttcctTCACACTGACTAACATTGTTCAAGTGCGCCACGAATAGAAAATCACCTCTCCGATACATCTGTAAAAACTGAACAACTGCCTagaaaaacctggaattctAAGGGAATTTGTGGTCCTGACTTCAGTAGCCACCCTGTAAGTGGTAGTCACAGTAAAGAAATGCTTCAATTCATTGTTCATTCAATCCATatacagaaatatattttatatttatttattcacaaaTATCCACAGTAACAAATGATTAGATGATAAAATCGACATGCAACAACACAAATTTCGCGTGCAAATCACAAAATTTATAAGGAAGtcaagaagaaaatttattgtttaaaGGGATTGGACTGAAGaatcaatattatatacaccgagaaaaaaaagtcgtagAATCAACTATATGAGCGATCAAGGGCgggaaattgaatatttatttgttagtTTAAATGTTTAGTTGGATTAGTAAACATTTCGTTAGACCAAAAGATCTTGAATCGacacaaataaatattcatttcccCGCACTTGATCGCTCATTTAGTTGATTctacgacttttttttatcagtgtAGTTATAAGATGGCATTCTGAGGAGGAATAACAAGTAAACTGTTGAAAAAGTCGGTGAAGTTTGGAaacatgtgtataataacatCGCGTCAactaattattcaattcaattatagtttatttgatttgaaaGTATGTAGATCGAGTTTCATTTACgtattaatttcattaattgTAAAATCGATTAATAAGATGCATTGTTGTTGACAATAACGTCAATCATTCCATTTGGCGATAAATTTTACGATGGCCACGACGTCCCAAAAAaggttctaaaaaattttccccaaaATTTGGAGCAGCATTCTTGGATAGTTTACCCTCTACGTTgtgattcgaattttttttctcacaaaaaGTAGCGAccgtttgaatgaaaaaaatattttaataaagcCCGATATGCATACTTTTGAATGATACAAACCCCAACCGAATTGAATGATTGGCTTTCGAGATATTATTAATGTAAATTCTCAAAGTTAACCCACTTTTTCAGCCGTCTACTGGTATTTGCCTTCCTTGATGCGTTTTACCGCTGCGCAATTAATCAGGAACCTTCTGTACAAAGTTGTGCGATACCAAGAGGATGCTGTAATAGGCGTTTTTCAGGCATCCGTGTTATATCACGAACCCAGTGTACGATCGATAAGTAAGATTACAACATAAAAATTGCTAACTTGATTATATGAGGTTCGCCTCACATAGAATAACTCAGTGGTGATTAAAATGAGGTTCATTACAGTATCGAATAGACATGGTTACTAGGGTGGaccaaaaaaaacttttaattttttttctttagttaccatgaaaatatcgtccgagatgacgaaaaaaaaattctgaaaaggtttgagctcttaatattcatattaaggGGTGACGCATCGCGCTTTTcgattttccataagaataacatggcaaaaatggttcttgctccttgcgatttttataactagataacgacgcgtcgtacagaaaattcataaacattttttttgtaggaaattgaacgttcaaCGACAAAAGAGGTctgttgtcattttacgataaatctactccttcaaaagttatttgagatttttttgttgatgtttgacctcaaataacttttgaaggagtagatttatcgtaaaatgacaacagACCtcttttgtagaacgttcaatttcctacaaaaacatgtttatgaattttttgtaagacgcgtcgttatctagttataaaaatcgcaaggagcaagaaccatttttgccgtgttattcttatggaaaatcgAAAAGCGCGATGCGCCaacccttaatattaatattaagagctcaaactttttcagaatttttttttcgtcatctcggacgatattttcatggtaactaaagaaaaaaaaattaaaagtttttttttggcctaccCTAATGGTTACGATATAAGGTGCCGTGCAGAAGTATTTGGAAGTATTCTTCGATCATCCTCAGCGCGAAAATGGCGTCTTGCCGTTTGACCAGTCCTTCCATGTTCTGGTTGCATCAGTCACACGCCGTGATATCCGTTCTAAATTTCTCTTGGCGTTAACATCGACGCCTCACTCTTATATCAGCCAGCGTCGATGTTAACGCTAAGAAAAAATGGAGGATGCTTACGCTCTGACGATTGTGCGAATAAAAAACCAGGATCGATgataaattttggaatttgggGGTACTGAAGTGGCTGGTGGAAGAACGCTGGTGTTGATACTAAGAAGAAAGACGGTTCGAAACGAGAGCGCATTATTTCAATTGCTCAACCGTTATTTTTCTTAGTGTCAGCATCAGCACCTTGTTCTTCCACCTGCCATTTCAGTACTTCCAGTTTCCCGGCTGCCACAGCCTAATGTTGTGATGTCgcttcgtcgtttctccgtCACAGTTCTATTGATGACCTGTTCTTCCATGCGTCCGGTATAGGAAACCCAGTCCTGCAAAATCCGTCCGTCATTCAGCTCCTTTCACCGCTCATTCCATTGATTCAGTTTCACGAATTGAAACTAAACAAACATagtaaatacaaaatttcaatcggtTCGACTTTATTGTAACGCAAATTTAATACATAAATTTGAGGACATGCTTTTATACActggttaattttattatgGAGATTATGGTGTTTGGTTATTGATACATGGTGCAAAACATCAAGCATTGTACACTTAGAATATATTATGTCAATAATCTACTTGTATCGTATCTCATAACCCTGAATCCCACGTAAGAATGGTTCAAAGCCACCTACAAATTCTTCAAACCCCGTAAAATTTGGTCCAATAGTTCGATGGATAGATCTTATACCAATTCCAGCCGCCAGTTGCAATTGCGCGTAAAGTTAGCGTGTTTTTTGTAGTCGCATTTTATGGTTCAAAAAGCAGCGcatcgaaaataaatatgtaactAAAAGCATCAAATTCGCTGGCGATTATTATGTGAGTACGTATCAATCGTGGTTTCATACACAGGTCTGGAATATAATCTGTTCGTGGTGAAAGTGTGACCACAGGAAAATTGATAAGGAGCAATCACTAAACTCCGAGTGGAATGTATAGATTGAAAGCTGaagttgacatttttttaaaactattaTATTGTATTGAAGTTGTCAGATAAatcatgtaataaattacacgCATTGTTTTAAAACGCTTTATGATTTAACACACGAAAATTTACAGTCAGGATACAATTGTCTTGGctttaaaatattcttgtgCGATCTCCaagactttttttaaattaatttattcatgacATCAACGACGATTACGGTAAATTAAACAAGAAGTACACATTTTAGaattacaacaacaacaacaacaacaacaataacaacaacaacaacaacaacaacaacaacaacaacaacaacaacaacaataataataataatatcccaGATTCTTCATGTTGATTTTACCACGTACAAATATAATAAGTATGGAAATGATTATATCGATGTAAGTTGATATAATCTTATTGCCGTCAATTAAAGTGTCATAGTAAGTAGCTGagatttttttgagtttctatCACGCACAATTcagattaaattaattttaactttATTCTGTGACTGACATGGCTTTATTACAGTCACTCTATCACACGAACGGATAGAGTGTTCCAAATTCTAATTCGTCAAAGGTACAATTGATTTCACATTTATCTTTTTATTGTAAATGTTAAATGTGTACACTTGTATGTTTTACAAATTGTGCTACTGTACCGCACGAATTGTTATAACTAATGCATCAAATTGTATTAAACAAAAGAAATATGGAAAGTATTGGAATTTTCGGGAAAATATATGATAACTTTCGATTGAACGTAAAGTTTTACTGACAATAGTAATGAAATGACATAGTATAAATGACGGGACGCATGATTCTCGTAAAATTAAAGAATATGTAAAGCTTTTTTATTGAGAGAAATGGGAAGAGAAATGTAAATAGCAAAcacaaaatataataaaataacagaAAAGTACCTTACCTTCTATAAGTATTTGAAGAGTCAGAACGAAATTTGCAAAGTTAAAATGAACTTATATTCCGCAGGGAGCGGCAGCGTATCTCTGCTACTTATAGCTGTAAAAGTCTGACGCAAGTGGAAACGCGTAGTGGATCACACCTTAGTCTTACATATTTTCGTGATCATGACGTGGCAATGTGGCATGCTTTCGAAGTGGGAAAATTGAACCGATTGGTTACTGCGCTTAGTTGACATGCCGTGATTCTGCTTTTGCaagttttactttattttattcctaaatttacattgaaattgtcgttctaaatttctcatatttttgaatacaGAAACTTCTCTTGAGTTACCataatttttgtgtaaaatagCGATTTTACTTCGGTGAACACCCACGTGTGCAAGTACGACACACCAATAGGCTTGCTGGAGTGCTTCCTGCGTATTTATCGTTTCAAACCTTAGAGCATATAtattctaattgtaagtttgcCCTAAAAGTTTGCAACTAAAACTCCATCTCATGGCACAAAGCTTAAGGACAGTTTACAATGTTCGTAGCCATAACCGTAACAGCTTCAGAAGTAGGAAGTTGGAGGATAAGGAAGCTCTTTTATGGTTTACAGCACCAGTTGGTAGTGACACTTTTCCAAAATCCGTTTCAGTAAAGTCTAGTCCGTGATGTAATCACACCATGCTTTTTTGGTCTAGCCAAACTTTAACTTCGTATTGAAGGGTTATACGAACAGCCAAAGGGCTTTGGACGATTTGGACGATTTGAGGGCTTTGGGATTGTGGACGAGCTTTTTATATTTATGGAAACTGAAATGTTCACTTGAAGCGGTTACGGTTACGAACATTGTAAACCGTtcttaaggtgccgctgacctggcttgtaaatatcaatttcgtAACGTCATAAGCACTTACGTTGCACTAAGACCGCTAATTTCATTGGCCTGTTCCGTTAAATCCGAGCAATGAAGGATTTTTATACTCAGAAGAAAAATCTtctaaattgaacaaatttcgATTGAATATGAAtctgttaaataatttttatgttacgagggagaaaatttatttcaacgcaatttttttttttccgagcaGGCAATGTTTTAATACGTTCGTACTtcgtatttgaataaaactttttttttggtcgtaaGACAGATGCACAAACCGGAACATTagcttaaaaatgaaaatacttcaGACCATGCAATTTTATaatgttgtataattttttttttattcacatgcTAAGATTGAAACACTTTTGAGCTGTAACAATTTAAGTGTCCTGCAAATGCTATCGTGAACTTATCAGAAGCTGAAGATATTCCTAAGCCCAACCAGGCTTGTACGAATTTAAAAACACTGGCCTTACTCAGTCGTTTCTGGACCATTGAGTGTCACCTGAAACGATGAATTAATCACAAACTCCAGGTTTCGTTCAGACTATGTTCAAATTAGATCAATGCACCTTTAAATTTTCAGAGTTATGCATAACGGACAATAAACAGCTGACCAGAAAATGCGATTACGTTCTTCGATACGATTTTAGCAATTGAAGAAAGCTCATGATCGCTGTACTGAATCGGAAAAAAGATAGAGCATCCAATCCAATTATTCAATGATAGAAATTCGATAGCATTGAAAAGCAGAATAAATAGTCTAGTAGTTGCATCCGGAAAATCACATTGTTTTCGGTCACATCGCAAAATACCAGACTCTATGTTTacagtttcaaattattcactcTCCAGGATTCTCAGTGAAACGTGATGAAATTCGATGAAGTTTTTGAACCATGTGAAAACTTGCGTAATACCAAAAGAAGTTATGAGATTcggtaaataattataaagcCGTATTAAccagtgtgaaaatttttaatactataATCTCTCAAGTACAAAACAATTAGTCCATcgaatacgtataatataggcAGTAATAGTtgatcataattttataactatCGCCGAATTGTGCAACGAGATTTAATTACTTCAGTTTTAAACTAAGATGGGTCTTCGTACTGCCGATACTCGTCATTTTCGCTGTCACTGTCCGAGCCCGAAACCGCGTCGGCAAAATCATCGTCCATTTCGGCTTTGATCCTTGCCTTGTATTTTGCGTATTCGAAGCCGAAGCGGTCGACATCGTCCTCAGCTAGAGCGTAAACAAGGTCTTCATCGTCGCTTGACACTTCACTATCATCTCTGAGGCTTATCCTCTTCACTGCGGACCGCATATCTTCCTCGCATATGGAATTCTCAGAATGGTCGGAATCCGGATAATCGTTTCTCCAATTCGATTCGGAGTTTGAGTCTTCGGACTGATCGCATACTTCTGCATCTATTCCGTTGTCTCTGTAGGAGCCAAATACCAGCTCCTCTTGAAGCGGGTGAACTGAGACTAGTTGATCTATCAGCATGTCGTCACCTGTTTGTGTATAATACAAATCGTAGACGTAGTTTTCATCCTAAAATGGGACATATCAAATTGTTAGGGATGTTTTGGTGTTTAAGcatctgtaactttt contains:
- the LOC124410823 gene encoding probable RNA polymerase II nuclear localization protein SLC7A6OS yields the protein MAAVLRVKRRNHEEPLEALVIACKRRKTENIDAAETASDPVTAVLKFAGTVKNQADNVIEYISKTLTKEELKANFKHHVVTDVTSKTREQTKQKSQENRFKVVNYFRSLEPSDVEELVNKEISVIDVEDSTFHIPEETAVTTQDENYVYDLYYTQTGDDMLIDQLVSVHPLQEELVFGSYRDNGIDAEVCDQSEDSNSESNWRNDYPDSDHSENSICEEDMRSAVKRISLRDDSEVSSDDEDLVYALAEDDVDRFGFEYAKYKARIKAEMDDDFADAVSGSDSDSENDEYRQYEDPS